Proteins found in one Physeter macrocephalus isolate SW-GA chromosome 17, ASM283717v5, whole genome shotgun sequence genomic segment:
- the ZNF345 gene encoding zinc finger protein 345 produces MERLIKNSIECSSFRGDWECKSQFERKQESQEGHFSQMIFTPEDIPTFNTQHQRIHTDEKLLECKECGKDFSFVSVLIRHQRIHTGEKPYECKECGKAFGSGANLAYHQRIHTGEKPYECNECGKAFGSGSNLTHHQRIHTGEKPYECKECGKAFSFGSGLIRHQIIHSGEKPYECKECGKSFSFESALTRHHRIHTGEKPYECKDCGKAFGSGSNLTQHRRIHTGEKPYECKACGMAFSSGSALTRHQRIHTGEKPYICNKCGKAFSFGSALTRHQRIHTGEKPYLCKECGKAFNSGSDLTQHQRIHTGEKPYECKECEKAFRSGSKLIQHQRMHTGEKPYECKECGKAFSTGSDLTQHQRIHTGEKPYECKECGKAFGSGSKLIQHQLIHTGEKPYECKECRKSFSSGSALNRHQRIHTGQKPYECKECGKTFGTGSSRTQHQRIHTGEKLYECKGCGKALERGSEIQQHKKSHAGKKLCE; encoded by the coding sequence ATGGAAAGACTTATAAAAAACAGCATTGAGTGTTCAAGTTTCAGAGGTGATTGGGAATGTAAAAGCCAGTTTGAGAGAAAACAGGAATCTCAGGAAGGACATTTCAGTCAAATGATATTTACTCCTGAAGACATACCCACTTTCAATACCCAGcaccagagaattcatactgaTGAGAAACTCcttgaatgtaaggaatgtgggaaggaTTTTAGTTTTGTATCAGTCCTTATTCGACATCAGcgaattcatactggtgagaaaccttatgaatgtaaagaatgtggcaAGGCCTTTGGTAGTGGTGCAAACCTTGCTTACCATCaaagaattcatactggtgaaaaaccttatgaatgtaatgaatgtgggaaggcctttggTAGTGGCTCAAACCTTACTCACCATCAGCGAATTCACACTGGTGAGAAACcatatgaatgtaaggaatgcgGGAAAGCCTTTAGTTTTGGATCAGGCCTTATTCGACATCAGATAATTCACAGTGGTGAAAAGCCCTATgagtgtaaggaatgtgggaagtcCTTTAGTTTTGAATCAGCCCTTACTCGGCATCACAGAATTCACACAGGTGAGAAGCCTTATGAATGTAAGGATTGTGGGAAAGCCTTTGGCAGTGGTTCAAACCTTACTCAGCATCgaagaattcatactggtgagaaaccttatgaatgtaaaGCATGTGGAATGGCCTTTAGTAGTGGTTCAGCTCTTACGCGGCATCaaagaattcatactggtgagaaaccatATATATGTAACAAATGTGGGAAGGCTTTTAGTTTTGGATCAGCCCTTACTCGACATCAAAGAATTCACACCGGTGAGAAACCTTACttatgtaaggaatgtgggaaggctTTCAATAGTGGCTCGGATCTCActcaacatcagagaattcacactggtgagaaaccctatgagtGTAAGGAATGTGAGAAAGCCTTTAGAAGTGGTTCAAAACTTATTCAGCATCAAAGAATGCacactggtgagaaaccctatgaatgtaaagaatgtgggaaggcctttagtACTGGTTCAGACCTCActcaacatcagagaattcatactggtgagaaaccctatgaatgtaaggaatgtgggaaggctTTTGGTAGTGGCTCAAAACTTATTCAACACCAGCTAATTCACACAGGtgaaaaaccctatgaatgtaaagaatgtaGAAAGTCCTTTAGTAGTGGTTCAGCCCTTAATCGGCACCAGAGGATACACACTGGtcagaaaccctatgaatgtaaggaatgtgggaagacTTTTGGTACTGGCTCGAGCCGTACTCAGCATCAGAGAATACATACTGGTGAGAAACTTTATGAATGTAAGGGCTGTGGGAAGGCTTTGGAGAGGGGTTCAGAAATTCAGCAACATAAGAAAAGTCATGCTGGTAAGAAGCTCTGTGAATGA